The nucleotide sequence TACACGGATTCCAAGCTCACCGACGGCTCGACCTTTGGCAATGGCGATCGCGACTTCAACCAGTATGGCGGCGTGGGGCGCTTCTCCTATGATCTGAAGCCGGGCCTGAAGCCGTTCGTCGAGGTTCAGGGCGACACCCGCGTGCATGACCAGGCCGCCGACCGCAACGGCTATTTCCGCGATTCGAGCGGCGGCTACGCCAAGATCGGCTCGTCGTTCGAGTTTTCCCGCATCCTCACCGGCGAGGTCTCGGTCGGCTATTCCGCACGCAACTACACCGACCCACGCCTCAGCCAGCTCGCGGGCTTCCTCACCTCGGGCTCGCTGATCTGGAACGCCAGCGGCCTCACCACGGTGAAATTCTTCACCGACACGCAGATCAACGAGACCACGATCCCCGGCTCGTCCGGCGTGCTGGTGCACACCTACGCCGCCGAAGTCGACCACGACTTCCGCCGCTGGCTGACGGCAGTGGGCAAGTTCACCTACGGCACCTACGACTACCAAAACCAGAATCGCAACGACAAGACCTACTCGCTCGAAGGCAATCTGATCTACAAGCTCAACCGTAACATCTGGGTCAAGGGCACGCTGCGTCACGACATCCTGGATTCGAACCAGCCGGGCTCGAGCTCGCAGGGGACGGTGGTGATGCTGGGGGTGAGGCTGCAGAATTGAGGGGGCGGCGGATCGCGGTCGAACGCACGCGGCCCGGTCGGCGCCGCTCTCGCCACTCACTCCGTCGTCATGCCCCGCGAAGGCGGGGCATCCAGTACGCCGCGGCTTCTCAGTGGGTCACAACTGTCTCGGCGTACTGGATCGCCCGCTTTCGCGGACGATGACAGCGCGTATCGGGTCTAGCAGCGGAGCGAAAAGCTACCGCGGCAGATCCGTCTTCCCCATCAGGAACGTATCGATCGACCTTGCGCACAGCCGCCCCTCGCGGATCGCCCAGACCACCAGCGACTGGCCGCGGCGCATGTCGCCGGCGGTGAACACGTTCGGGCGCGAGGTCTGGTAATCGAGCGTGTTGGCCTTGACGTTGCCGCGGGGGTCGAGGTCGACCGAGAGCAGCTTGAGGAGGCCCTCGTGCACGGGGTGGACGAAACCCATGGCGAGCAGGACGAGCTCGGCGTCGAGCTCGAACTCGGTGCCGGCAATCGGCTTGAACTTGTCGTCGACGCGGACGCAGTGCAGCTTCTTGACCTGGCCGTTCTCGCCGGAAAATTTCTGCGTCAGCACGGCGAATTCGCGGACCGCGCCTTCGGCCTGGCTGGACGAGGTGCGCATCTTCAGCGGCCAGTTCGGCCACGTGAGGCCCTTGTTCTCGCGCTCGGGCGGGGCGGCCATGATCTCGAGCTGGGTCACGGACAGCGCGCCCTGGCGCAGCGAGGTGCCGATGCAGTCGGATCCGGTGTCGCCGCCGCCGATGACGACGACGTGCTTGCCGCCGGCCAGGATCTCCTGGACGCCGTTCAGCGGTTCGCTGGAGACGCGGCGGTTCTGCTGCGGCAGGAAGTCCATGGCGTAGTGGATGCCCTGGAGGTCGCGGCCGGGGATCGGCAGGTCGCGCGGGGCTTCCGCGCCGCCGGTCAGGGCGACTGCGTCATACTCATTCAGCATCTCGCGCGGATCGACATTGCCCTCGGCGCCGACATGGCTGTTGTAGTGGAAGGTGACGCCTTCGCCTTCCATCTGCTTGACGCGGCGGTCGATGACGCCCTTCTCCATCTTGAAGTCGGGGATGCCGTAGCGCAGCAGGCCGCCGGCCTTGGCGAACTTCTCGAACAGGTGCACGTCGTGGCCGGCGCGGGCGAGCTGCTGCGCGCAGGCCATGCCGGCCGGACCCGAGCCGATCACCGCGACCTTCTTGCCGGTCTTCACGGTCGCCACTTCCGGCTTCAGCCAGCCATTGTCCCAGGCGCGGTCGACGATCGCGCATTCGATGGTCTTGATGGTGACGGGGTTGTCGTCGATGTTGAGCGTGCAGGAGGCCTCGCACGGTGCCGGACAAATGCGGCCGGTGAACTCCGGGAAATTGTTGGTCGAGTGCAGATTGCGCGAGGCTTCTTCCCAATTGCCCTGATAGACGAGGTCGTTGAAGTCGGGGATCT is from Bradyrhizobium xenonodulans and encodes:
- a CDS encoding glutamate synthase subunit beta, giving the protein MGKITGFLEIERHDRKYTPVAERVKHFGEFVVPLTEKETRDQAARCMNCGIPYCHGTGSVAPGTPGCPVNNQIPDFNDLVYQGNWEEASRNLHSTNNFPEFTGRICPAPCEASCTLNIDDNPVTIKTIECAIVDRAWDNGWLKPEVATVKTGKKVAVIGSGPAGMACAQQLARAGHDVHLFEKFAKAGGLLRYGIPDFKMEKGVIDRRVKQMEGEGVTFHYNSHVGAEGNVDPREMLNEYDAVALTGGAEAPRDLPIPGRDLQGIHYAMDFLPQQNRRVSSEPLNGVQEILAGGKHVVVIGGGDTGSDCIGTSLRQGALSVTQLEIMAAPPERENKGLTWPNWPLKMRTSSSQAEGAVREFAVLTQKFSGENGQVKKLHCVRVDDKFKPIAGTEFELDAELVLLAMGFVHPVHEGLLKLLSVDLDPRGNVKANTLDYQTSRPNVFTAGDMRRGQSLVVWAIREGRLCARSIDTFLMGKTDLPR